The Hyperolius riggenbachi isolate aHypRig1 chromosome 3, aHypRig1.pri, whole genome shotgun sequence genome window below encodes:
- the CHRM2 gene encoding muscarinic acetylcholine receptor M2: MNNSSFANMSQSNRTMMGSPYKTVEVVFIVLVAGSLSLVTVIGNILVMVSIKVNRHLQTVNNYFLFSLACADLIIGVFSMNLYTLYTVIGYWPIGPVVCDLWLALDYVVSNASVMNLLIISFDRYFCVTKPLTYPVRRTTKMAGMMIAAAWVLSFILWAPAILFWQFIVGGRTVPDGECYIQFFSNAAVTFGTAIAAFYLPVIIMTVLYWQISRASKSRIKKGKKEPTTSQEPISPSNVQGKIVKPNNNNLSAMEDGLDHSKIQNGKASRNSITENCVQTEGEEKEISNDSTSVSVVGSNAKEDGPSKDAPQPSGSQAPPKVENSKLTCIRIVTKSEKGDCGTTSGTTVEIVPGSNGRNGEDKQKVVARKIVKMTKQPAKKKIPPSREKKVTRTILAILLAFIVTWTPYNVMVLINTFCDVCIPNTVWTIGYWLCYINSTINPACYALCNTTFKKTFKHLLMCQYKNIGSAR, encoded by the coding sequence ATGAATAACTCCAGCTTCGCCAACATGTCCCAGTCCAACAGGACCATGATGGGGAGTCCCTATAAAACTGTGGAAGTGGTATTCATTGTCCTTGTGGCTGGGTCACTGAGCCTGGTAACAGTAATTGGAAACATCTTGGTCATGGTGTCAATAAAGGTCAATCGGCACCTACAGACAGTCAACAACTACTTTTTGTTCAGCTTAGCATGTGCTGATTTAATTATTGGGGTGTTTTCTATGAACCTCTACACCTTGTACACTGTGATTGGTTACTGGCCAATAGGACCAGTGGTATGCGACCTGTGGTTGGCCTTGGACTATGTAGTCAGCAACGCCTCAGTCATGAACCTTCTCATCATAAGCTTTGATAGGTACTTCTGTGTCACTAAACCATTGACGTATCCCGTGAGGCGAACCACCAAAATGGCAGGCATGATGATTGCTGCTGCTTGGGTGCTGTCCTTTATTCTGTGGGCACCTGCTATTCTCTTCTGGCAGTTTATTGTTGGTGGAAGGACTGTGCCAGATGGAGAGTGCTATATTCAATTCTTCTCAAATGCCGCAGTTACTTTTGGCACTGCCATTGCCGCCTTCTATCTGCCAGTCATTATAATGACTGTTCTGTACTGGCAGATCTCTCGGGCCAGCAAGAGCAGGataaaaaaaggcaaaaaggAACCCACCACCAGCCAAGAGCCCATTTCCCCTAGCAACGTCCAAGGGAAAATAGTGAAACCAAACAACAATAATCTTTCGGCCATGGAGGATGGTCTGGACCACAGCAAAATCCAGAATGGAAAAGCTTCCAGAAATTCCATCACGGAGAATTGTGTCCAAACAGAAGGTGAGGAGAAAGAAATCTCCAATGATTCAACATCAGTAAGTGTTGTAGGTTCCAATGCAAAAGAAGATGGGCCTTCCAAAGATGCTCCTCAACCTTCAGGATCTCAAGCCCCTCCAAAAGTTGAAAACTCCAAGCTGACCTGTATACGAATAGTTACGAAATCTGAAAAAGGTGATTGTGGAACTACAAGTGGCACCACAGTGGAAATTGTCCCTGGATCCAATGGTCGAAATGGAGAAGACAAGCAGAAAGTTGTGgcccgaaaaattgtaaaaatgacaAAACAACCAGCCAAAAAGAAAATTCCACCATCTAGAGAAAAGAAAGTGACAAGGACTATCTTAGCTATACTCCTAGCTTTCATTGTAACCTGGACACCTTATAATGTAATGGTGCTAATCAACACCTTTTGCGATGTCTGCATACCCAACACGGTGTGGACAATTGGCTATTGGCTTTGCTATATCAACAGTACGATCAATCCTGCTTGCTATGCGCTCTGCAATACTACTTTTAAGAAGACTTTTAAACATCTACTAATGTGTCAGTACAAAAACATAGGTTCGGCAAGGTAA